The proteins below are encoded in one region of Nilaparvata lugens isolate BPH chromosome X, ASM1435652v1, whole genome shotgun sequence:
- the LOC111054554 gene encoding uncharacterized protein LOC111054554 isoform X1, with amino-acid sequence MTSLHCRKVQKLFLSNYKTFWGRKSTGRPSLSTLSLARAWNRERNVCYINTSDERKIIIHIRDSILHTSYEMSSPSFILPDSPPPQRVLNYWQRKAAESCAASSAAAAAAAAAAPAPAPQDPTSPGGEIVIGDSPIQRLAPAPTWAPRRAVLTTLSNNIRQRQAKRKLTFEEPEVSSEEEEEVLTQSKKRAVMDEDSSLVPLMKEVEAELDFVQLINKSQPKPWVPL; translated from the exons ATGACGTCATTGCACTGCAGAAAAGTccaaaaactgtttctctcaAACTACAAGACTTTCTGGGGAAGAAAATCAACAGGCAGGCCAAGTTTGAG cacgctctcgctcgcacgtgcctggaacagagagagaaacgtatgctatataaacacaagcgatgagaggaaaattatcattcacaTCAGAGACAGTATACTTCACACATCGTACGAGATGAGTTCTCCATCCTTCATCCTGCCGGATAGCCCACCCCCGCAGCGTGTGCTCAACTACTGGCAGCGCAAAGCTGCCGAGTCCTGTGCCGCctcttctgctgctgctgctgccgcTGCTGCCGCTGCTCCCGCACCCGCTCCACAGGATCCAACATCACCAGGGGGCGAGATCGTGATCGGGGACAGCCCTATTCAGCGCTTGGCTCCAGCACCTACCTGGGCGCCGCGGCGTGCTGTGCTGACAACGCTATCAAACAACATCAGGCAGAGGCAGGCCAAGAGGAAATTAACCTTCGAGGAGCCTGAAGTTAGCAgcgaagaggaggaggaggtgctcactcaatcaaag aaacgagcTGTAATGGACGAGGACTCCTCACTCGTGCCGTTAATGAAGGAGGTGGAGGCTGAGTTGGACTTTGTCCAACTCATCAACAAATCGCAGCCGAAACCGTGGGTGCCGCTGTGA
- the LOC111054554 gene encoding uncharacterized protein LOC111054554 isoform X2: MSSPSFILPDSPPPQRVLNYWQRKAAESCAASSAAAAAAAAAAPAPAPQDPTSPGGEIVIGDSPIQRLAPAPTWAPRRAVLTTLSNNIRQRQAKRKLTFEEPEVSSEEEEEVLTQSKKRAVMDEDSSLVPLMKEVEAELDFVQLINKSQPKPWVPL, encoded by the exons ATGAGTTCTCCATCCTTCATCCTGCCGGATAGCCCACCCCCGCAGCGTGTGCTCAACTACTGGCAGCGCAAAGCTGCCGAGTCCTGTGCCGCctcttctgctgctgctgctgccgcTGCTGCCGCTGCTCCCGCACCCGCTCCACAGGATCCAACATCACCAGGGGGCGAGATCGTGATCGGGGACAGCCCTATTCAGCGCTTGGCTCCAGCACCTACCTGGGCGCCGCGGCGTGCTGTGCTGACAACGCTATCAAACAACATCAGGCAGAGGCAGGCCAAGAGGAAATTAACCTTCGAGGAGCCTGAAGTTAGCAgcgaagaggaggaggaggtgctcactcaatcaaag aaacgagcTGTAATGGACGAGGACTCCTCACTCGTGCCGTTAATGAAGGAGGTGGAGGCTGAGTTGGACTTTGTCCAACTCATCAACAAATCGCAGCCGAAACCGTGGGTGCCGCTGTGA